From a single Nostoc edaphicum CCNP1411 genomic region:
- a CDS encoding protein phosphatase 2C domain-containing protein, which yields MISTQLIIFCINPRCKSPINPMGDSVCASCQTPLVHRYLWATGSSSAQIPPGTKVADRYEVISSQIWLDTQPGLPPDVPEELPTQVIPYLRLYQERLHLPQAYGFACYEENTTDILLLENVPIDKTGNIYPTIVQAWEQATAVRQVYWLWQILQLWTPLSELGLSHSLLVADNLRVQGWCVRLLELYQTPANEKLSLQNLGECWQFWVVSAKTSVAKGLQNIVQQMCETEVDVETINIQLNNLLLASAAELPLILKVAGSTDIGPIMAQNEDACYPNTLNDLDEPLLHHLSIVCDGIGGHEGGEVASQLAVQSVKLQIRVLLKEVTEQTALVPPELLQEQLEASLRVVNNLICARNNEQKRQGRERMATTIVMALQVPQRVQTSTGWQSNNTHELYLANVGDSRAYWITRNYCQLLTVDDDVATREVRFAKSLYRKALLRQDASALTQALGTRDSESLRLKVQRFIVEEDGILLLCSDGLSDNNWVEQSWQDYAIPVLAGQMTVEDAVRNWIDLANEKNGRDNTSVVLTYCRVSPEYLVPVTPALPEEIIEAEIQEEAEQVEEEEEEEELISFTESSQTLLDLDLELDLSEEPILSPEIPPTLITKPRLGKRLVTLGGVLALLVVGTSVGLFTWWQVNPQGFQQMCRQLPQRLQQVCPTEK from the coding sequence ATGATTTCTACTCAACTGATAATTTTTTGTATAAATCCACGTTGTAAGAGTCCGATTAATCCGATGGGAGATAGTGTTTGTGCCAGTTGCCAAACTCCTTTAGTTCACCGTTATCTTTGGGCGACTGGCTCATCGTCTGCTCAAATACCACCAGGCACAAAGGTAGCAGACAGATATGAGGTAATTAGTTCCCAGATTTGGCTAGATACTCAACCGGGACTACCGCCAGATGTTCCTGAAGAATTGCCAACGCAAGTAATTCCTTATTTACGGTTATATCAAGAGCGGTTGCATCTCCCCCAGGCTTATGGGTTTGCTTGTTATGAGGAAAATACAACTGATATCCTCTTATTGGAAAATGTGCCGATAGATAAGACAGGAAATATTTATCCAACTATTGTTCAGGCATGGGAACAAGCAACGGCGGTACGACAAGTTTATTGGCTGTGGCAAATTCTCCAACTTTGGACACCTCTATCAGAGTTGGGACTTAGCCACAGTTTACTGGTAGCAGACAACTTGAGAGTTCAAGGTTGGTGTGTGCGACTGTTAGAACTTTACCAAACACCAGCAAATGAGAAATTGAGTTTACAAAATCTGGGAGAGTGTTGGCAGTTTTGGGTAGTTTCTGCAAAAACATCAGTAGCCAAGGGGTTACAAAACATCGTCCAGCAGATGTGTGAAACTGAGGTTGATGTAGAGACTATTAATATTCAACTCAATAATTTATTACTAGCATCTGCGGCAGAATTACCATTAATTTTAAAGGTGGCAGGCTCTACAGATATTGGCCCAATTATGGCGCAAAATGAAGATGCTTGCTACCCCAATACTTTGAATGATTTAGATGAACCTTTATTGCACCACTTATCAATTGTTTGTGATGGCATTGGTGGACATGAAGGCGGCGAGGTTGCTAGTCAGTTGGCAGTGCAGTCTGTAAAGTTGCAAATTCGCGTTTTACTAAAAGAGGTTACAGAACAAACTGCACTTGTTCCACCTGAGTTGTTGCAAGAACAATTAGAAGCAAGCTTGCGGGTGGTAAATAATCTGATTTGTGCGCGTAATAATGAGCAAAAACGCCAAGGCAGAGAACGCATGGCTACAACTATTGTTATGGCGTTGCAAGTTCCCCAACGAGTGCAAACAAGTACTGGGTGGCAATCAAATAACACCCATGAACTTTACTTGGCTAATGTTGGCGATAGCCGTGCCTATTGGATTACTCGTAATTATTGCCAGCTACTCACAGTAGATGATGATGTAGCAACGCGGGAAGTACGCTTTGCTAAAAGCTTGTATCGAAAGGCACTTTTAAGACAAGATGCTAGTGCTTTAACTCAAGCATTGGGGACAAGAGATTCAGAATCTTTGCGTCTCAAGGTTCAGCGATTCATTGTCGAAGAAGATGGCATCTTGCTACTGTGTTCTGATGGTTTGAGTGATAATAACTGGGTGGAACAATCTTGGCAGGATTATGCAATACCTGTGTTAGCAGGGCAAATGACAGTTGAAGATGCTGTCCGCAACTGGATTGACTTGGCAAACGAAAAAAATGGGCGTGATAATACGTCGGTTGTTCTCACTTATTGCCGTGTCTCCCCGGAATATTTAGTACCTGTGACTCCGGCGTTGCCAGAAGAGATTATAGAAGCAGAAATACAAGAAGAAGCAGAACAAGTAGAGGAAGAAGAGGAAGAGGAAGAATTAATTTCCTTTACAGAAAGTTCGCAAACTTTGCTAGATTTGGATTTAGAGTTGGATCTTTCAGAGGAACCAATTCTCAGCCCAGAAATTCCACCAACCTTAATTACAAAACCTCGTCTAGGCAAACGTTTGGTAACGCTGGGGGGAGTGTTGGCGTTGCTTGTGGTGGGTACAAGTGTGGGATTATTTACTTGGTGGCAAGTCAATCCTCAAGGATTCCAGCAGATGTGTCGGCAACTTCCCCAAAGATTGCAGCAAGTGTGTCCGACTGAAAAATAG
- a CDS encoding tetratricopeptide repeat protein translates to MGKRGRRGYGNRGRDQFNIEQVNGNVLLKPQETVRPNAEQNLLAEVRKWVQLRLEGQLHHAVRLNLQKETQPQQVRRPWGMEVKVAIAQPSQLLSPETTIKQVFDQCGERLLILGEPGAGKTTSLLDLALELVEKAENDPQQRIPVVVDLSDWQPTASQSNSRRSQGTSRLPGFSKKNLSESLPEKAPVWSIANWLAGKVRERYGFLPHQINQWLEEKRLIPLLDGLDEVRPEYQQDCVQAINQWLKSDLRPRQVALCCRREQYNTYTQKLELDGAVYLQDLTDEQIQTFLAETNRDELKESLVADENFLALIRRPLLLSMAVLAYKELDPTQWRRATSAGDRLNLLLDAYVRRMLTQDTPSRAYRQGKIPSPEQSQKWLEILALELLQESETEFLIEQIGTTWLSTPLQKWLFTFFAVIAWGLIVAVICWGLIGIVPVIFWALFSRLINLHRIGFSSRFWLGLVIGSLYGLKQGTDVLKDLPHIESVVGGIQISFSSLKRHKILRKLSYWKTILVPTQISLLINKLNELNIPTLDFTFNIPTLDFDFEEWRFKIKTLSVPNQGIKNLWRNAILITIIFVPLHILILCLVLPSTISLVKIVLISLPIAPLLWIVMGGGYVCINHFLVRLSLYRTNSISWDYARFLNYATERLLLQRVGGRYRFIHDLLRQSLAQRRIDTHPHLISSQVFFRCGESYRSMEQYDKALQNFDRAIELYPQYLAAIANRGETYRLMERYEEALEDFNRAIELNPQDEWAIASRSLTHRSMERYEEALQDFNRAIELNPKYEWAIANRGFTYHLMKRYEEALEDFNRAIELNPKYEWAIASRGLTHRSMERYEEALEDFNRAIELDPKYDWAIANRGITYRSMERYEEAVQDFNRAIELDPQYEWAIANRGITYRSMERYEEAVQDFNRAIELDPQYEWAIAVRGLTHRSMERYEEALEDFNHAIEINPQYKWAIADRGRTYCLMERYEEALQDFNAIELDPKDDWYRYLRSLIYLALQQAESAEADLNIAIQIAQQKYTEKPDNCQNTFNLALYHLVAGNLSTAQELYQTALEQTALQTQIRDAIQDLKDLLRVFPENTSAQEVKAVLEKKLKLH, encoded by the coding sequence ATGGGAAAACGTGGTAGGCGCGGCTATGGCAACCGGGGACGCGACCAATTCAATATTGAGCAGGTGAATGGCAATGTACTGCTCAAGCCACAGGAGACAGTGCGCCCTAACGCCGAACAGAATTTGCTGGCAGAAGTTAGGAAATGGGTTCAATTAAGACTTGAGGGACAACTGCACCATGCCGTCAGGCTGAATTTGCAGAAGGAGACGCAGCCGCAGCAGGTGCGTCGTCCTTGGGGTATGGAGGTGAAAGTGGCGATCGCTCAACCAAGTCAGCTATTGTCACCAGAAACGACGATCAAGCAGGTATTTGACCAATGTGGAGAGCGGTTGCTGATTTTGGGTGAACCGGGGGCGGGTAAAACAACAAGCTTGCTGGACTTAGCTCTAGAACTCGTGGAAAAAGCAGAAAATGATCCGCAGCAGCGCATTCCCGTTGTAGTCGATCTTTCTGATTGGCAACCGACTGCATCTCAATCAAATTCTAGGCGGAGTCAAGGTACATCTAGATTACCGGGCTTTTCCAAGAAAAATCTCTCTGAGTCTCTTCCTGAAAAAGCGCCTGTCTGGTCGATTGCAAATTGGCTGGCTGGCAAGGTGCGAGAGAGATATGGCTTTTTGCCACACCAAATTAACCAATGGCTAGAGGAAAAAAGGTTAATACCTTTGCTGGATGGACTTGATGAGGTACGCCCAGAGTATCAGCAGGATTGTGTGCAGGCAATTAACCAGTGGTTAAAATCAGATTTGCGTCCGAGGCAGGTAGCGTTATGCTGTCGGCGCGAGCAGTATAACACTTATACTCAAAAGCTGGAACTCGATGGAGCCGTTTATCTCCAAGACTTGACGGATGAACAAATCCAGACTTTTTTGGCAGAGACGAACCGAGATGAACTCAAAGAAAGCTTGGTAGCAGATGAGAATTTCCTGGCGCTGATTCGCAGACCGTTGTTACTGTCAATGGCGGTACTTGCCTATAAGGAGCTAGATCCAACCCAGTGGCGGCGGGCAACTTCGGCAGGCGATCGCTTAAATTTACTGTTAGATGCCTATGTGCGACGGATGCTGACACAGGATACCCCTAGCCGCGCCTATCGTCAGGGAAAGATTCCTAGCCCCGAACAGAGTCAGAAATGGCTAGAAATTCTGGCATTAGAGCTTTTGCAAGAGTCAGAAACCGAGTTTTTGATTGAGCAAATTGGAACAACATGGCTGTCAACACCCCTTCAAAAGTGGCTATTTACTTTTTTTGCCGTAATTGCTTGGGGGCTAATCGTTGCCGTAATTTGTTGGGGGCTAATCGGAATCGTTCCTGTAATTTTTTGGGCGCTATTCTCTAGGTTGATCAATCTACATCGGATTGGGTTTAGCTCTCGTTTTTGGCTCGGATTGGTGATTGGCTCTTTGTATGGCTTGAAGCAGGGAACAGATGTCTTAAAGGATTTGCCACACATAGAATCAGTTGTGGGAGGCATCCAAATCTCATTCTCAAGTCTCAAACGACACAAAATATTACGCAAGCTGTCGTATTGGAAGACTATATTAGTCCCTACTCAAATTAGCCTACTAATTAATAAATTGAATGAATTAAATATTCCAACATTGGACTTCACCTTTAATATTCCAACATTGGACTTTGACTTTGAAGAATGGCGCTTCAAAATTAAAACTCTATCAGTGCCAAATCAAGGAATTAAAAACTTGTGGCGAAATGCAATACTGATTACGATAATATTTGTGCCTTTGCATATCTTAATACTCTGTCTTGTACTACCTTCAACGATATCTCTTGTTAAGATTGTGCTAATTTCCCTGCCTATAGCTCCCCTACTATGGATTGTGATGGGAGGGGGATATGTCTGCATCAATCATTTTCTAGTGCGTTTATCTTTGTATCGCACTAACTCAATTTCTTGGGACTATGCTCGTTTTCTCAACTATGCTACAGAACGGCTATTGCTCCAGCGTGTTGGTGGTCGCTATCGCTTTATACATGACTTGTTAAGGCAGTCTCTTGCTCAACGTAGAATCGACACCCATCCACATCTAATTAGTTCTCAAGTTTTCTTTCGTTGCGGCGAAAGCTACCGCTCGATGGAACAGTATGATAAAGCATTGCAAAACTTTGATCGCGCCATTGAACTTTACCCCCAATATCTTGCGGCGATCGCAAATCGTGGCGAAACCTATCGCTTGATGGAACGCTACGAGGAAGCGCTGGAAGATTTCAATCGCGCCATTGAACTTAACCCTCAAGATGAGTGGGCGATCGCAAGTCGAAGTTTGACCCATCGCTCAATGGAACGCTACGAGGAAGCCCTGCAAGATTTCAATCGTGCTATTGAACTTAACCCCAAATATGAGTGGGCGATCGCAAATCGAGGCTTTACCTATCACTTGATGAAACGCTACGAGGAAGCGCTGGAAGATTTCAATCGCGCCATTGAACTTAACCCCAAATATGAGTGGGCGATTGCAAGTCGAGGTTTGACCCATCGCTCAATGGAACGCTACGAGGAAGCGCTGGAAGATTTCAACCGTGCCATTGAACTTGATCCCAAATATGATTGGGCGATCGCAAATCGAGGCATAACCTATCGCTCAATGGAACGCTACGAGGAAGCGGTGCAAGACTTCAATCGTGCCATTGAACTTGACCCCCAATATGAATGGGCGATCGCAAATCGAGGCATAACCTATCGCTCAATGGAACGCTACGAGGAAGCGGTGCAAGACTTCAATCGTGCCATTGAACTTGACCCCCAATATGAATGGGCGATCGCAGTTCGAGGCCTGACCCATCGCTCAATGGAACGCTACGAGGAAGCGCTGGAAGACTTCAACCACGCCATTGAAATTAACCCCCAATATAAGTGGGCGATCGCAGATCGAGGTCGTACCTATTGCTTGATGGAACGCTACGAGGAAGCGCTGCAAGATTTCAATGCCATCGAACTTGACCCCAAAGATGATTGGTATCGATACCTTCGTTCCCTTATCTACCTTGCCCTCCAACAAGCCGAGTCCGCCGAAGCTGATTTAAACATTGCCATCCAAATTGCCCAGCAAAAATACACCGAAAAACCCGACAATTGCCAAAACACCTTCAACTTAGCACTCTATCACCTCGTTGCAGGCAATCTCTCAACCGCCCAAGAGTTATATCAGACTGCACTTGAGCAGACAGCTTTGCAAACCCAGATCCGAGATGCCATTCAAGATTTGAAGGATTTGCTGCGGGTGTTTCCTGAAAATACCTCTGCCCAGGAAGTAAAAGCAGTGCTGGAGAAAAAGCTGAAATTACATTAA
- a CDS encoding ferredoxin-thioredoxin reductase variable chain: MKVGDRVRVKDSVVVYHHPEHRNQAFDIKGTEGEVIGIATQWRDRPVSANFPLLVQFSKKFKAHLRENELEVI; encoded by the coding sequence ATGAAAGTTGGCGATCGCGTCCGCGTTAAAGATTCGGTAGTAGTGTATCATCATCCTGAGCATCGGAATCAGGCTTTTGACATCAAAGGTACAGAAGGCGAAGTAATAGGTATTGCCACCCAATGGCGAGACAGACCCGTAAGCGCTAATTTCCCACTTTTAGTCCAGTTTAGTAAAAAGTTTAAAGCCCATTTGCGTGAAAATGAGTTAGAAGTCATCTAA
- a CDS encoding YdcF family protein encodes MFLYLSKLLPLFFYPLGLACVSLVVALVTLWKRPRTAAIAIAFALSLLLFCSNAWIAKSLVRSLEWQNLPSQIPNAEAIVVLGGATKSAFPPRPTVDLSESGDRVIYAAQLYRQKKAPIIILSGGRIDWRGSGSSESADMATILTSIGIPSEAIVQEPDSLNTYQNAVNVRKILESRGISQVLLVTSAMHMPRSLQIFQRQGINAIPAPTDFLVSEGELQELGGTPKAAILNLLPDTDNLHQFTTALKEYIGSLVYRLRGWL; translated from the coding sequence ATGTTTTTATATCTCTCCAAATTACTGCCACTATTTTTTTATCCACTAGGACTAGCTTGCGTAAGTTTGGTAGTAGCATTAGTTACTTTGTGGAAACGACCCCGGACTGCGGCGATCGCAATTGCTTTTGCCTTAAGTTTATTGCTATTTTGCAGTAATGCTTGGATCGCTAAATCATTAGTGCGATCGCTAGAATGGCAAAATCTTCCAAGTCAAATACCGAATGCAGAAGCAATTGTGGTTTTGGGTGGTGCAACTAAATCAGCTTTTCCTCCAAGACCTACTGTCGATTTGAGTGAATCTGGCGATCGCGTCATTTATGCTGCACAACTGTATCGCCAAAAAAAAGCGCCCATAATCATTCTGAGTGGGGGCCGCATTGATTGGCGGGGAAGCGGTTCATCAGAATCGGCAGATATGGCAACAATACTCACATCTATTGGCATTCCATCTGAGGCAATTGTTCAGGAACCCGACTCACTCAATACTTATCAAAATGCAGTGAATGTCCGCAAAATTTTGGAGTCTCGTGGCATCAGTCAGGTATTATTAGTTACTTCTGCAATGCACATGCCGCGATCGCTTCAGATTTTCCAGCGTCAAGGAATCAATGCCATTCCTGCACCCACTGACTTTCTGGTTAGTGAGGGTGAACTGCAAGAACTTGGTGGCACTCCCAAAGCCGCTATACTGAATTTATTACCTGATACCGACAACCTGCACCAATTTACCACCGCTTTAAAAGAGTACATTGGTTCTTTAGTTTATCGCTTACGCGGTTGGCTTTAA
- a CDS encoding AAA family ATPase, with amino-acid sequence MTEATFPVLIQQMLQPGFYPHTVTEPIELIQTHVSYVLLTGDYAYKLKKPVNFGFLDFSTLDKRQHFCQEELRLNQRGAGELYLEVLPITLVGEQYQLGGTAEAVEYVLKMRQFPQESLLSTLFEQGKLNETHLEELGRVVAQYHAEAQTNDYIRTFGEVANVRAALDENYQQTENYIGGPQTQAQFTETKQYTDKFFAERPELFASRIHNNYIRECHGDLHLRNIALWHDKILLFDCIEFNESFRFVDVMYDVAFTVMDLEARQRKDLGNAFLNAYIEQTGDWEGLQVLPLYLSRQAYVRAKVTSFLLDDPSVPATVKEEATKTAAEYYKQAWDYTKPKLGQLILMSGLSGSGKSTTAKYLARELGAIQLRSDAVRKHLGGIPLRERGGDDLYTPEMTEKTYTRLLELGIILAKQGFSVILDAKYDKQQLRQEAIAQATKHQIPIQIIQCTAPLEVLKERLNNRTGDIADATADLLASQIKQAESFTEEEEPYVKILDTTQSQQAQLKSFVIRN; translated from the coding sequence ATGACAGAAGCAACTTTTCCAGTCCTAATTCAGCAAATGTTGCAGCCTGGCTTTTATCCCCATACGGTAACAGAACCCATTGAACTAATTCAAACTCACGTTTCTTATGTGCTGTTAACTGGGGATTACGCTTATAAGCTGAAAAAACCTGTGAATTTTGGCTTTTTGGACTTTTCCACCTTAGATAAGCGGCAGCATTTTTGTCAGGAAGAGTTGCGGTTAAATCAGCGGGGTGCTGGTGAACTGTATTTAGAAGTTTTGCCCATAACTTTGGTAGGGGAGCAATACCAGTTAGGGGGAACAGCAGAAGCTGTAGAATACGTGCTGAAGATGCGCCAGTTTCCTCAAGAGTCACTATTGAGTACACTTTTTGAACAGGGTAAGTTAAATGAGACACACCTAGAAGAGTTGGGACGAGTGGTGGCTCAATACCATGCCGAAGCACAGACGAATGATTATATTCGCACTTTTGGTGAAGTAGCAAATGTCCGGGCTGCCTTGGATGAGAATTATCAGCAAACTGAGAACTATATTGGTGGCCCCCAGACTCAGGCGCAGTTTACAGAAACAAAGCAATATACAGATAAATTTTTTGCAGAACGTCCAGAATTATTTGCTAGTAGAATTCACAACAATTATATTCGTGAATGTCACGGGGATTTACACCTGAGAAATATTGCCCTGTGGCACGATAAAATCTTGCTGTTCGATTGCATTGAGTTTAATGAGTCGTTTCGCTTTGTCGATGTAATGTACGATGTGGCGTTTACGGTGATGGATTTGGAAGCGCGGCAGCGCAAAGACTTGGGTAATGCGTTTTTGAATGCCTATATAGAGCAAACTGGAGACTGGGAAGGCTTACAGGTGTTGCCTTTGTATTTAAGTCGTCAGGCTTATGTCAGGGCAAAGGTAACTTCATTTTTGCTAGATGATCCGAGTGTACCTGCGACAGTAAAGGAAGAAGCGACAAAAACTGCTGCTGAGTATTACAAACAGGCTTGGGATTACACTAAACCAAAGCTGGGACAACTGATTTTGATGTCGGGGTTGTCGGGTTCTGGTAAAAGTACTACAGCGAAGTATTTAGCCCGTGAGCTAGGAGCAATTCAGCTTCGTTCAGATGCAGTGCGGAAACACTTAGGGGGAATTCCTCTGCGGGAACGGGGTGGCGATGATTTGTATACACCAGAGATGACCGAAAAAACTTACACACGCCTATTGGAATTGGGAATTATACTAGCTAAACAAGGTTTTTCGGTGATATTGGATGCCAAGTATGATAAACAGCAGTTACGGCAAGAAGCGATCGCTCAAGCTACGAAACACCAAATTCCCATTCAGATTATCCAATGCACAGCACCCCTTGAAGTTTTAAAAGAGCGTTTGAACAATCGCACTGGTGATATCGCTGATGCTACCGCCGATTTATTAGCTTCACAAATCAAACAAGCTGAATCTTTCACGGAAGAAGAAGAACCTTACGTAAAGATTTTGGATACAACTCAATCACAACAGGCACAATTGAAATCATTCGTAATTCGTAATTGA
- a CDS encoding 50S ribosomal protein L25/general stress protein Ctc, which produces MAITVESQKRPEGSKPRALRRAGLIPANLYGHKGTESISLTIEAKTVERLLKRASVNNTLIELNIADAPWRGKTLLRELQIHPAKGTPYHLSFFAVAGHGDTTVEVRLRFVGTAIGVKQDGGVLDTVISELQVSCAPENIPDVIEIDVSNLQIGDSLSISDIAFPEGVTPLAELERLVVSVLPPQISAADAGTETETEPAS; this is translated from the coding sequence ATGGCTATTACAGTCGAATCTCAAAAACGTCCAGAAGGCAGTAAGCCAAGAGCTTTGCGCCGTGCTGGACTGATACCTGCCAATTTGTATGGTCATAAGGGTACAGAATCCATTTCTTTGACCATTGAAGCCAAAACTGTTGAGCGTTTGCTCAAAAGAGCTTCCGTTAACAACACCTTGATTGAGTTGAATATAGCTGATGCACCTTGGCGCGGCAAAACCTTGCTGCGGGAACTTCAGATCCATCCAGCTAAAGGTACACCTTACCACCTCAGCTTTTTCGCGGTTGCTGGCCACGGCGACACAACTGTAGAAGTTCGGCTGCGTTTTGTAGGTACTGCTATTGGTGTTAAACAAGATGGTGGTGTTTTAGACACCGTAATTTCTGAATTGCAAGTGAGTTGTGCACCAGAAAATATCCCAGATGTAATCGAAATCGATGTCTCTAACCTGCAAATTGGAGACAGCTTGAGTATTAGTGATATAGCCTTTCCTGAAGGTGTAACACCTCTAGCGGAGTTAGAGCGACTTGTGGTCAGCGTTTTGCCACCACAAATTAGCGCTGCTGATGCTGGTACTGAAACTGAAACTGAACCAGCTTCTTAA
- a CDS encoding adenylosuccinate synthase, with product MANVIVIGAQWGDEGKGKITDLLSRSADVVVRYQGGVNAGHTIVVKGQTFKLHLIPSGILYPNTDCIIGCGTVIDPQILIAELDQLKELNISTDHLLISETAHVTMPYHRLIDQASEERRGSYKIGTTGRGIGPTYADKSERTGIRVLDLMNPDGLREQLEWTINYKNVILEKLYNLPPLDAQEVIEQYLGYAERLRPYVIDTSLKISDAIQRRRNILFEGAQGTLLDLDHGTYPYVTSSNPVAGGACVGAGVGPTMIDRVIGVSKAYTTRVGEGPFPTELDGELGELLCDRGAEFGTTTGRKRRCGWFDAVIGRYAVRINGMDCMALTKLDVLDELEEIQVCVAYDIDGQRSEHFPTSSRQFARCRPIYKTLPGWKVSTTHCRTLEDLPQQALDYLKFLAELMEVPIAIVSLGASRDQTIIVEDPIHGPKRALLHPDGTPATLLSA from the coding sequence TTGGCTAACGTCATTGTCATAGGTGCCCAATGGGGCGATGAAGGAAAAGGTAAAATAACTGACTTACTCAGCCGTTCCGCAGATGTTGTGGTGCGTTACCAAGGGGGTGTCAATGCTGGACACACTATTGTAGTTAAGGGTCAGACCTTTAAGCTGCACTTGATTCCCTCTGGTATTTTGTATCCAAATACCGATTGCATTATCGGCTGTGGAACAGTAATCGATCCACAGATTTTGATCGCAGAACTCGACCAACTAAAAGAATTAAATATTTCCACTGACCACCTGCTGATATCTGAGACAGCCCACGTAACGATGCCTTATCATCGATTGATTGACCAGGCATCTGAAGAACGACGGGGAAGCTATAAGATCGGCACAACAGGTCGGGGCATTGGGCCGACTTATGCTGACAAATCTGAACGTACAGGCATTCGGGTTTTAGACTTGATGAACCCTGATGGACTACGTGAGCAGTTAGAGTGGACGATTAATTATAAAAACGTCATTTTAGAAAAGCTTTACAACTTGCCGCCTCTAGATGCACAAGAGGTGATTGAACAGTATTTGGGTTATGCAGAACGCTTGCGACCTTACGTGATTGATACATCGTTAAAGATATCCGATGCGATTCAACGACGGCGCAATATTTTGTTTGAAGGCGCACAAGGCACGCTCCTTGACCTAGATCACGGAACTTATCCTTATGTCACCTCCTCCAACCCTGTGGCGGGGGGGGCTTGTGTTGGTGCAGGGGTAGGGCCGACAATGATTGACCGGGTAATTGGGGTGTCGAAAGCCTATACAACCCGTGTGGGAGAAGGGCCATTTCCCACGGAATTGGATGGAGAGTTGGGAGAATTGTTGTGCGATCGCGGGGCCGAATTTGGCACAACTACCGGACGGAAACGGCGCTGTGGCTGGTTTGATGCTGTCATCGGTCGCTATGCCGTGCGGATTAACGGCATGGATTGTATGGCGCTCACCAAACTAGATGTCCTCGATGAATTAGAGGAAATTCAAGTTTGTGTCGCCTATGACATCGATGGTCAACGCAGCGAACACTTCCCCACCAGTTCTCGTCAATTTGCGAGATGTCGCCCCATTTATAAAACCTTACCAGGCTGGAAGGTGTCAACAACCCACTGCCGCACCCTGGAAGACTTGCCACAGCAAGCGCTGGACTATCTAAAATTCCTCGCTGAATTGATGGAAGTTCCGATCGCGATCGTCTCACTAGGAGCAAGCCGCGATCAAACCATAATCGTAGAAGACCCCATCCACGGGCCTAAACGCGCTTTATTGCACCCCGATGGCACACCTGCTACCTTACTAAGTGCGTAA
- a CDS encoding response regulator, whose amino-acid sequence MQPSGTLADLNILVVEDDDDTRFFIATVLEMDGAKVIAVISAAAAREVLSELQPDVLVCDIGLPGEDGYTFINKIRALKPMNGGRIPAIALTAYADSEARIRALEAGFDTHVSKPIAPEELVEIVACLVASCNW is encoded by the coding sequence ATGCAACCTTCTGGAACTCTTGCCGATTTAAATATCCTGGTAGTTGAGGATGATGATGATACTCGCTTCTTTATCGCTACTGTCTTGGAAATGGATGGAGCAAAAGTTATAGCAGTGATATCAGCAGCGGCGGCACGCGAAGTATTGTCTGAATTACAACCCGATGTTTTAGTTTGTGATATCGGGTTGCCTGGGGAAGATGGCTACACTTTCATCAACAAAATCCGTGCGCTCAAACCAATGAATGGTGGACGAATCCCAGCTATTGCTTTAACAGCCTATGCCGATAGTGAAGCTCGAATTCGTGCCTTGGAAGCTGGATTTGACACTCATGTATCTAAACCGATTGCTCCAGAAGAACTAGTTGAGATAGTGGCTTGTTTGGTTGCTTCTTGTAATTGGTAA